The genomic stretch CGTGACATACACTTTTATCCAGATATTTCTTCTTATTTATACTAGAATCTTGGGGTAAAATAACCATGGTTCAATAATTGTATATTTCCCGAGttatttccatattttcaCGGTTGTCCGTTACGTGCAGGGAATATTTAAATACGCTCTGGCTGATGAATATGATACTTTACTGTCGACATCGaaagtcgagatatttttaaCATGCGAATCCCAGCTATTATACTAATTCATATTTTGTCATTAAAATAGAGAAAGTTGAATATTGAATACGTGATAGTCTCACCACGGTGAAAGTATTGTATCTTCACTGGGCAATTCGCTCACGATTATCTTACCTCGGTTATTGCTAAATCAGAACATGCATTCATTTTTCCAACGTTCATCATTACGACATTATCGGTAATAGTTTGAACAGCAGCTTTTGTCGTTTACTTCGTGATATTCACTGTAATTACGTATCCTATATAGCATGCAGATTATCGCGGTTCGCACTTTCGCTACTTTACTTACTGTGCAACTTATCTCACGATTAAATATACTATTCAAACTTACATCTAATGCACAATGGGGAAAAATGGCTCTGGAAAAATTCGAAGGAAAAACGACCGTTGAATgaggacattttttttccttctacaTTTCAGTTTTTCGGCCCATTTTTAAACTCGCGGGCCacggaaataattatttcttttgcTTGCACCATTGACCTTTACTTATGTTTCAGATGAATACGTACGTGCTCTTTTTGGTTGCGGCATTGGGCGTTCTATCAATAGCAACTGCATTTCCGCAGAAGGAGGGGCAAATCTTCAGTAACGAAGCAATAAAGCAGGCCCAAAACACTTTCCTAATCCCCAAAGATGCTACCATCCAGAAAGTCCAGGAAGGCATTGAGTTGGCAGCTTACGAATCGATCCCTGGCGA from Neodiprion virginianus isolate iyNeoVirg1 chromosome 3, iyNeoVirg1.1, whole genome shotgun sequence encodes the following:
- the LOC124300733 gene encoding uncharacterized protein LOC124300733, which gives rise to MNTYVLFLVAALGVLSIATAFPQKEGQIFSNEAIKQAQNTFLIPKDATIQKVQEGIELAAYESIPGDQKINLFEILGEQFPPEVVNNLQAQVDQVGRN